The proteins below are encoded in one region of Tepidimicrobium xylanilyticum:
- a CDS encoding PolC-type DNA polymerase III, translating into MSKSSIRLAEVLKKNNIPIDSELDSIIIDKVKINRDLNLVEILLISNNIVEEKILDNITCLFKEKFDGLQVSLKIEYKIDKKNDEVMEKFWSNILYLVEKDLPSSRSWIDQLEYKINDESIIIYPLNGVISFALINNGIDNKIRDKFREELKLDINVIIDDSKIENNGDKIIEKTIDEEKKISIETLNSINENKDKKIKNEKPVSNGNYVFGRKIDDEIIKIKDITLNSGTAAICGEIFQLEYKEIRENRILVTFNITDLTDSLTVKAFLNDKQFEDFKANIKNGLHVKAMGDVAYDSYSKYLVLMLKALNLVEKEERMDLAEEKRVELHLHTQMSAMDGISSFKKLAKRAKKWGHTAIAITDHGVVQGFPEAMEASRELGIKVLYGVEGYLVNDKKPIVSNYSREKVYDSFVVFDIETTGLSSRNDMITEIGAVKIKNGQIVDRFSQLINPEVPIPSKITNLTGITDEMVKDKPTIKEVLPRFYAFIENSVLVAHNASFDVSFIKEQCARLNLTFDNPIFDTLELSRALFPELKSHKLNLVAKHLNVSLLNHHRAVDDAKATAEIFIKCMEILKSSGINGFDAINRLVEGKNISKNESFHIIILVKNLTGLKNLYKLISESHLNYFYRRPRIPKFLLKTYREGLILGSACEAGELYRAIINNKDTNELKEIVDFYDYLEIQPIGNNMHLVRNGLVKGVEELISINKKIVELGEKYNKPVVATGDVHFLDPEDEVFRRILMHGQGYDDADFQPPLYLKTTDEMLKEFEYLGSEKAKEVVVKNPNLIADMIDEIDPIPKGTFPPVIEGSDEELRRITYKRAIEIYGNPLPKIVRDRLDRELNSIISNGYAVMYIIAQKLVWKSLEDGYLVGSRGSVGSSFVATMSGITEVNPLVPHYVCPNCKYSEFIEDGSVGSGVDLPDKDCPVCGTKLFKDGHDIPFEVFLGFEGDKEPDIDLNFAGEYQATAHKYTEELFGEGYVFRAGTIGTIADKTAYGFVKKYFEEKGSNVHPAEINRLVQGCTGVKRTSGQHPGGVMIVPRNKEIYDFTPIQYPADDKNSGVITTHFDYHSISGRILKLDILGHDVPTIIRMLEEITGVNPRKIPLDDRLTMELFTSSKPLNIKDESVKLEVGTLGIPEFGTKFVRQMLIDTRPTTFAELVRISGLSHGTDVWLNNAQDLVRSGIATLKEVISTRDDIMLYLIYSGLDKKRAFKIMENVRKGKGLTPEDVEYMRSFNIPEWYIESCNKIKYMFPKAHAVAYVMMSFRIAYFKVHYPEAFYATYFTTKAQDFDAELVLKGKEAVAEKIRELDSLSNQMTAKEKNLLTVLEVVQEMYARGYNFENVDLYKSHSNRFLIGEKGIIPPLVSLEGIGDTAAKSIVKERENGEFMSIEDLVSRTKVSKTVVEALKAHGCLNNLPESNQISLFNI; encoded by the coding sequence ATGAGCAAGTCCAGTATACGATTGGCAGAAGTGTTGAAGAAGAATAACATACCAATAGATAGTGAACTAGATTCAATAATTATTGATAAGGTAAAAATAAACAGGGATTTAAATTTAGTTGAGATATTATTAATTTCTAATAACATTGTGGAAGAGAAAATTTTGGATAATATAACTTGTTTATTTAAAGAGAAGTTTGATGGGTTGCAGGTATCTCTTAAAATTGAGTATAAAATAGATAAAAAAAATGATGAAGTAATGGAAAAGTTTTGGAGTAATATATTATACTTAGTTGAAAAAGATCTACCCTCTAGTCGATCTTGGATTGACCAATTAGAATACAAAATAAATGATGAATCTATTATTATATATCCTTTAAATGGGGTAATAAGTTTTGCATTAATAAATAATGGGATAGATAATAAGATAAGGGATAAATTTAGAGAAGAACTCAAGTTAGATATTAATGTAATAATTGATGATTCCAAAATAGAGAATAATGGTGATAAGATAATAGAAAAAACCATTGATGAGGAGAAAAAGATTTCTATTGAAACTTTAAATAGCATTAATGAAAATAAAGATAAAAAAATAAAGAATGAAAAACCTGTTTCTAACGGGAATTATGTATTCGGGAGAAAAATTGATGATGAAATAATAAAAATTAAGGACATTACGTTGAATAGTGGAACTGCAGCAATATGTGGGGAGATATTTCAGCTAGAATATAAGGAAATTCGTGAGAATAGAATACTTGTTACATTTAATATTACAGACTTAACGGATTCTTTAACTGTAAAAGCCTTTTTAAATGATAAGCAATTTGAGGATTTTAAAGCCAATATCAAAAATGGACTGCATGTGAAAGCAATGGGCGATGTAGCATATGATAGCTATTCTAAATATCTAGTGTTAATGCTTAAAGCATTAAACCTTGTGGAGAAAGAAGAGAGAATGGATTTAGCTGAAGAAAAAAGAGTAGAATTGCATTTACATACTCAAATGAGCGCCATGGATGGAATTAGTAGTTTTAAAAAATTAGCTAAAAGGGCAAAAAAATGGGGTCATACTGCCATTGCTATTACCGATCATGGAGTCGTTCAAGGGTTTCCAGAAGCCATGGAGGCTAGCAGAGAATTAGGGATTAAAGTTTTGTATGGAGTAGAGGGATATTTAGTAAATGATAAAAAGCCCATAGTTTCCAATTACAGTAGAGAAAAAGTATACGATAGTTTTGTAGTATTTGATATTGAAACTACAGGTTTATCTTCAAGAAATGATATGATAACGGAAATAGGTGCCGTTAAAATTAAAAATGGGCAGATAGTTGATCGATTTAGTCAGCTGATAAATCCTGAAGTACCTATTCCCAGTAAAATTACAAATCTAACTGGGATTACTGATGAAATGGTAAAGGATAAACCTACCATAAAAGAGGTATTGCCTAGATTTTATGCTTTTATTGAGAATTCAGTCTTGGTTGCTCATAATGCTTCCTTCGATGTTTCCTTTATTAAAGAACAGTGTGCAAGATTAAACTTAACTTTTGATAACCCCATTTTTGATACATTGGAATTGTCAAGGGCATTATTTCCTGAGCTTAAAAGTCATAAACTTAATTTAGTAGCTAAACATTTAAATGTAAGCTTATTAAATCATCATAGGGCAGTAGATGATGCAAAAGCTACTGCAGAGATATTTATCAAATGTATGGAGATTTTAAAAAGTAGTGGGATTAATGGATTTGATGCGATCAACAGGCTAGTAGAGGGCAAGAATATTTCAAAAAATGAATCCTTTCATATTATCATATTGGTTAAGAATCTAACTGGCTTAAAGAATTTATACAAGTTAATATCTGAATCCCATTTAAATTATTTTTATAGGAGACCGAGAATACCTAAATTTTTACTCAAAACCTATAGGGAAGGGTTAATTTTAGGAAGTGCATGTGAAGCGGGTGAACTGTATAGAGCCATCATTAATAATAAAGACACAAATGAGTTAAAAGAGATAGTTGATTTTTACGATTACTTAGAAATTCAACCCATTGGTAATAATATGCATTTAGTTAGAAATGGTCTTGTGAAAGGAGTAGAAGAGTTAATTAGTATAAATAAAAAAATTGTAGAATTAGGGGAAAAATATAATAAGCCTGTAGTAGCTACGGGAGATGTGCATTTTTTAGACCCGGAGGATGAAGTTTTCCGAAGAATTTTAATGCATGGACAAGGGTACGATGATGCAGACTTTCAACCTCCTTTATATTTAAAAACTACTGATGAAATGTTAAAGGAGTTCGAATATTTAGGCAGTGAAAAAGCCAAGGAAGTAGTTGTTAAAAACCCAAATTTAATTGCTGATATGATAGATGAAATAGACCCCATTCCTAAAGGCACTTTTCCTCCTGTAATAGAAGGAAGTGATGAGGAATTAAGAAGGATAACCTATAAAAGGGCTATAGAAATCTATGGTAACCCATTGCCAAAGATAGTTAGGGATCGATTAGATAGGGAGTTAAATTCCATAATATCCAATGGATATGCAGTTATGTATATTATAGCACAAAAATTGGTATGGAAATCCTTGGAAGATGGTTACCTAGTAGGTTCAAGAGGTTCAGTAGGTTCTTCTTTTGTTGCTACCATGAGTGGAATTACTGAAGTTAATCCATTGGTACCCCATTATGTATGTCCTAATTGTAAATATAGCGAATTTATAGAAGATGGTTCAGTAGGTTCGGGAGTTGATTTACCTGATAAGGATTGTCCTGTATGTGGTACTAAATTGTTTAAGGATGGGCACGATATTCCCTTTGAGGTCTTTTTAGGCTTTGAGGGAGATAAAGAGCCAGATATAGATTTAAACTTTGCTGGAGAATATCAAGCCACTGCTCATAAATATACAGAAGAGCTATTTGGTGAAGGTTATGTTTTTAGAGCAGGAACTATTGGCACTATTGCAGATAAAACAGCATATGGTTTTGTAAAAAAATACTTTGAAGAAAAAGGATCAAATGTCCATCCTGCTGAAATAAATAGATTAGTACAAGGCTGTACTGGAGTGAAGCGTACATCGGGTCAACATCCTGGCGGGGTAATGATAGTACCAAGGAATAAAGAAATTTATGATTTTACTCCTATACAATATCCAGCTGATGATAAAAACTCTGGAGTAATAACAACCCATTTCGACTATCATTCTATAAGCGGTAGGATACTTAAATTGGATATTCTTGGACATGATGTTCCTACTATAATAAGGATGTTAGAAGAGATAACTGGAGTTAATCCAAGGAAAATTCCTTTAGATGATAGATTGACTATGGAACTTTTCACTAGTTCAAAACCTTTAAATATTAAAGATGAAAGTGTTAAATTAGAAGTTGGAACCTTGGGGATTCCTGAATTTGGTACTAAGTTTGTCAGGCAGATGTTAATTGATACAAGGCCTACTACGTTTGCTGAACTTGTTAGAATAAGCGGCTTATCTCATGGAACCGATGTTTGGTTAAATAATGCTCAGGATTTAGTTAGAAGTGGCATTGCTACTTTAAAGGAAGTAATTTCTACTAGAGACGATATTATGCTTTATTTAATCTATTCTGGCTTAGATAAAAAGAGGGCTTTCAAAATAATGGAGAATGTAAGAAAAGGTAAAGGTTTAACTCCAGAAGATGTAGAATATATGAGGAGTTTTAATATCCCAGAATGGTATATTGAATCCTGTAATAAGATCAAATATATGTTTCCTAAAGCTCATGCTGTGGCTTATGTAATGATGTCTTTTAGAATAGCTTATTTTAAAGTTCACTATCCCGAAGCTTTTTATGCTACCTATTTTACGACTAAAGCGCAAGATTTTGATGCAGAACTAGTATTAAAAGGCAAGGAAGCAGTGGCTGAAAAAATCAGAGAATTGGATAGTTTATCTAATCAAATGACAGCTAAGGAAAAGAATTTACTTACCGTTTTAGAAGTAGTTCAAGAAATGTATGCGAGAGGTTATAATTTTGAAAATGTAGATCTATATAAATCACATAGCAATCGTTTTTTAATAGGAGAAAAAGGAATAATTCCTCCTCTAGTAAGTTTAGAAGGAATTGGAGATACTGCAGCAAAGAGCATTGTAAAGGAAAGAGAAAATGGAGAATTTATGTCTATAGAAGACTTAGTTTCTAGAACTAAGGTAAGCAAGACAGTTGTGGAAGCCCTTAAAGCTCATGGTTGTTTAAATAATTTGCCTGAAAGCAACCAAATTAGCCTTTTTAATATTTGA
- a CDS encoding MgtC/SapB family protein, which yields MLDNKQVVIRMLLSILLSGFIGIDRESTKKPAGLRTHILVSLGSTLIMLLSIYMNTYYHDTPSYYSDRIAAQVISGIGFLGAGTILRRDTGAVTGLTTAASLWVVAAIGLAVGAGFYIGAIIATLLVMVTLMSFHRFGRGLQRRFVPFISLSILTTDKPGQIGKIGKILGEYDSSIFNIEIEHKDDRLVRINIDTRIKDSNIKYEILNSLASIDGILEVSEGIKKGE from the coding sequence ATGCTAGATAACAAACAGGTAGTAATTAGAATGTTGTTATCCATTTTATTGTCTGGCTTTATAGGCATTGATAGAGAGAGTACAAAAAAGCCTGCCGGTTTAAGAACTCATATTTTAGTTTCTTTAGGCTCTACATTAATTATGTTGTTGTCCATATACATGAATACCTATTATCATGATACTCCTAGCTATTATTCAGATAGGATTGCAGCACAAGTGATAAGTGGTATTGGTTTTTTAGGAGCTGGAACTATACTAAGAAGGGATACTGGGGCTGTAACTGGATTGACTACTGCTGCAAGTTTATGGGTAGTGGCTGCTATAGGCTTAGCTGTTGGAGCTGGTTTTTATATTGGTGCAATAATAGCCACTTTATTAGTAATGGTTACCCTTATGTCCTTTCATAGGTTTGGAAGAGGTTTACAGAGAAGATTTGTTCCATTTATTTCGTTAAGTATTTTGACAACAGATAAGCCAGGGCAAATTGGAAAAATAGGAAAGATTTTAGGAGAGTATGATTCTAGCATATTTAATATAGAAATTGAACATAAAGATGATAGATTAGTGAGAATAAACATAGATACAAGAATAAAAGATTCTAATATAAAATATGAAATACTTAATTCCCTTGCAAGTATAGATGGAATATTAGAAGTCTCCGAGGGCATTAAAAAGGGGGAATAG